A stretch of the Lepidochelys kempii isolate rLepKem1 chromosome 15, rLepKem1.hap2, whole genome shotgun sequence genome encodes the following:
- the PPP1CC gene encoding serine/threonine-protein phosphatase PP1-gamma catalytic subunit: MADIDKLNIDSIIQRLLEVRGSKPGKNVQLQENEIRGLCLKSREIFLSQPILLELEAPLKICGDIHGQYYDLLRLFEYGGFPPESNYLFLGDYVDRGKQSLETICLLLAYKIKYPENFFLLRGNHECASINRIYGFYDECKRRYNIKLWKTFTDCFNCLPIAAIVDEKIFCCHGGLSPDLQSMEQIRRIMRPTDVPDQGLLCDLLWSDPDKDVLGWGENDRGVSFTFGAEVVAKFLHKHDLDLICRAHQVVEDGYEFFAKRQLVTLFSAPNYCGEFDNAGAMMSVDETLMCSFQILKPAEKKKPNASRPVTPPRGMITKQAKK, translated from the exons TGAGGGGTTCAAAACCAGGTAAAAACGTCCAACTTCAAGAGAATGAAATTAGAGGACTGTGCTTGAAATCCAGAGAAATCTTTCTCAGTCAGCCTATTCTACTAGAACTTGAAGCCCCACTTAAAATATGTG GTGACATCCATGGACAATACTATGACTTACTTCGACTCTTTGAATATGGAGGTTTTCCACCAGAAAGCAACTATCTATTTCTTGGTGACTATGTTGATAGAGGAAAACAGTCTTTAGAAACAATTTGTCTCTTATTGGCCTACAAAATCAAATATCCTGAGAATTTTTTCCTTCTTAGAGGGAACCATGAATGTGCCAGCATTAATAGAATTTATGGATTTTATGATGAAT GTAAAAGAAGATATAACATTAAGCTGTGGAAAACTTTTACAGACTGTTTTAACTGTTTACCAATTGCAGCCATTGTGGATGAAAAAATATTCTGCTGTCATGGAG GCCTGTCGCCAGACCTTCAGTCAATGGAACAGATTCGGCGAATTATGCGTCCCACTGATGTACCAGATCAGGGTCTTCTTTGCGATCTGTTATGGTCCGACCCTGACAAAGACGTCTTAGGATGGGGTGAAAACGACAGAGGAGTGTCCTTCACATTTGGTGCTGAAGTGGTTGCAAAGTTTCTCCATAAACATGATTTGGATCTTATATGTAGAGCTCATCAg GTGGTTGAAGATGGGTATGAGTTCTTTGCAAAAAGGCAATTGGTAACTCTATTTTCTGCTCCAAATTACTGTGGAGAATTTGACAATGCTGGTGCCATGATGAGTGTGGATGAAACTCTCATGTGTTCTTTTCAG ATTTTGAAACCTGCAGAGAAAAAGAAGCCTAATGCTAGCAGACCTGTAACGCCACCAAGGGGTATGATCACAAAACAAGCGAAGAAATAG